One genomic segment of Eikenella corrodens includes these proteins:
- the glnA gene encoding type I glutamate--ammonia ligase, producing the protein MSISNVVRMIEDNDVRFVDLRFTDTKGKQHHFTVPAAVVLDDPEEWFENGHPFDGSSIGGWKGVQASDMLLRPDPATAFIDPFYDDATVVLTCDVIDPASGQGYDRDPRSIARRAEAYLKASGVGDTAYFGPEPEFFVFDGIEFETHMHKARFEISSESAAWSSGLHLDGQNTGHRPMVKGGYSPVAPVDAGQDLRSAMVNILQEIGIEVEVHHGEVGTGSQMEIGTKFSTLVHRADQTQDMKYVIHNVAHNFGKTATFMPKPLMGDNGSGMHVHQSIWKNGQNLFAGDGYAGLSDTALYYIGGIIKHAKALNAIANPSTNSYKRLVPHFEAPTKLAYSAKNRSASIRIPTVHSVKARRVEVRFPDPTANPYLMFAALLMAGLDGIQNKIHPGDPADKNLYDLPPEEDALVPTVCASLEEALAALKADHEFLLRGGVFSQDWINSYIAFKEEDVRRIRMAPHPLEFEMYYSL; encoded by the coding sequence ATGTCCATCAGCAATGTAGTTCGCATGATTGAAGATAACGATGTCCGTTTCGTTGATTTGCGATTCACCGATACCAAAGGCAAACAGCACCATTTCACCGTGCCTGCCGCGGTGGTGCTGGACGACCCGGAAGAATGGTTTGAAAACGGCCATCCGTTCGACGGTTCGTCTATCGGTGGCTGGAAGGGCGTTCAGGCCTCCGATATGCTGTTGCGCCCCGATCCGGCCACTGCCTTCATCGACCCCTTCTACGACGATGCCACCGTGGTGCTCACTTGTGATGTGATCGACCCGGCCAGCGGCCAGGGCTACGACCGCGACCCGCGCTCCATCGCCCGCCGAGCCGAAGCCTATTTGAAAGCCAGCGGCGTGGGCGACACTGCCTATTTCGGCCCTGAGCCCGAATTTTTCGTGTTCGATGGCATTGAGTTTGAAACCCATATGCACAAAGCCCGCTTCGAAATCAGCTCCGAAAGCGCTGCGTGGTCGAGCGGCCTGCATCTGGATGGTCAAAACACCGGCCACCGCCCGATGGTGAAAGGCGGCTACTCTCCGGTTGCGCCGGTGGATGCCGGGCAGGACTTGCGCTCTGCCATGGTAAATATCCTGCAGGAAATCGGCATTGAAGTGGAAGTGCACCACGGCGAAGTCGGCACCGGCAGCCAGATGGAAATCGGTACTAAGTTCAGCACCTTGGTTCACCGTGCCGACCAAACCCAAGACATGAAATACGTGATCCACAACGTGGCGCACAACTTCGGCAAAACCGCCACCTTCATGCCCAAACCCTTGATGGGCGACAACGGCAGCGGTATGCACGTGCACCAATCCATTTGGAAAAACGGCCAAAACCTGTTTGCCGGCGACGGCTATGCCGGCTTGAGCGACACCGCCCTCTACTACATCGGCGGTATCATCAAGCACGCCAAAGCGCTGAATGCCATCGCCAACCCCTCCACCAACTCCTACAAACGCCTGGTACCGCATTTTGAAGCGCCCACCAAACTGGCCTATTCCGCCAAAAACCGCTCCGCTTCAATCCGCATTCCCACCGTGCACAGTGTGAAGGCCCGCCGCGTTGAAGTGCGTTTCCCAGACCCCACCGCGAACCCCTATTTGATGTTTGCCGCGCTGCTGATGGCCGGGCTGGACGGCATCCAAAACAAAATCCACCCCGGTGATCCGGCCGACAAAAACCTCTACGACCTGCCGCCGGAAGAGGATGCACTCGTGCCGACCGTGTGCGCCTCTTTGGAAGAAGCCCTGGCCGCCCTCAAAGCCGACCACGAATTCCTCCTGCGCGGCGGCGTGTTCAGCCAAGACTGGATCAACAGCTACATTGCCTTCAAAGAAGAAGACGTGCGCCGCATCCGCATGGCGCCACACCCGCTGGAATTTGAAATGTATTATTCGCTGTAA
- the tehA gene encoding dicarboxylate transporter/tellurite-resistance protein TehA: MGARRKFPIPLSYFSITIGLFALGLSWRYGAATGLMPAWPGEGLLAAAFAVWLVLVVAYVCKILAYRDEFLGDLTDLVQCCFLSAIPITTILAGIAGLPYAAGAARVLVYAGIAGQLAFAMYRAAGLWRGLHNLAATTPVIYLPTVATNFVSATALGVLGLHDYAVLFFGAGMLSWFSLEAAILGRLRTEVAVAPQVRGIVGIQLAPAFVGCGAYFAVNGGAIDTFALALMGYGCLQFLLLLRLLGWFAEGGFSMSWWGFSFGLAAMCGCGLHLLAAGKMVWLGAALAVSGSAGVALLLAGTLYLVWQGRFWVR, translated from the coding sequence ATGGGCGCACGCCGAAAATTTCCGATTCCGCTCAGCTATTTCAGCATCACCATCGGCCTATTCGCGTTGGGTTTGTCGTGGCGTTATGGCGCAGCGACAGGCCTGATGCCGGCTTGGCCGGGCGAAGGGTTGCTGGCGGCGGCGTTTGCCGTGTGGCTGGTGCTGGTGGTAGCTTATGTGTGCAAGATATTGGCTTATCGCGATGAGTTTTTGGGCGACTTAACCGATTTGGTGCAATGCTGCTTTCTCAGCGCCATTCCGATTACCACCATCTTGGCAGGCATTGCCGGGCTGCCTTATGCCGCTGGGGCGGCACGCGTGTTGGTGTATGCCGGTATTGCCGGGCAGCTGGCGTTTGCCATGTATCGTGCTGCCGGGCTGTGGCGCGGGCTGCACAACTTGGCCGCCACCACGCCGGTGATTTATCTGCCTACGGTGGCCACCAATTTTGTGAGTGCCACGGCGCTGGGCGTACTCGGGCTGCATGATTATGCGGTGTTGTTTTTCGGCGCGGGGATGCTGTCTTGGTTTAGCCTGGAGGCGGCGATTTTGGGCAGGCTGCGCACGGAGGTGGCAGTTGCGCCGCAGGTGCGCGGGATAGTGGGCATCCAACTTGCGCCGGCCTTTGTGGGCTGCGGGGCGTATTTTGCGGTAAATGGCGGGGCAATCGACACGTTTGCGCTGGCCTTGATGGGCTACGGCTGTTTGCAGTTTCTGCTTTTGCTGCGCCTGCTGGGTTGGTTTGCCGAGGGCGGGTTTAGCATGAGCTGGTGGGGTTTCTCGTTCGGCTTGGCGGCCATGTGCGGCTGCGGGCTGCACCTCTTGGCCGCAGGCAAGATGGTATGGCTGGGCGCGGCGTTGGCGGTAAGCGGCTCGGCCGGGGTGGCGCTGTTGCTGGCGGGAACGCTGTATTTGGTGTGGCAGGGGCGGTTTTGGGTGCGTTAG
- a CDS encoding asparaginase — translation MQKIFVLYTGGTIGMKPSPDGLVPDAQLAEQALQPYAEQAVFHWHICQPLIDSSNITPQHWAEWLVILQAALPEHDGILVLHGTDTLAYTANFLALALDSGGKPIVLTGAQKPYHAADSDAPANLQTTIAALQNPQLHSTVIAFGGRLYPAVGSSKCSTELDQGFDNAHFNTWQPNTPPRRLSGLPTRFNPAVRVCSHLLTPGSSPEQIAHSLRHFPQEAAILLSYGQGHAPASPELLAAVQHFTQNGGLLLNISQAHHGRTGTAYAQGNALRQAGAVGGGKCNIETATALMTLAAGNHWTADQLQQALAQLDLL, via the coding sequence ATGCAAAAAATATTCGTCCTCTACACCGGCGGCACCATCGGCATGAAGCCCAGCCCCGACGGCCTCGTTCCCGATGCCCAGCTCGCCGAACAAGCCCTGCAGCCCTATGCCGAACAAGCCGTGTTTCACTGGCACATCTGCCAGCCCCTGATCGACAGCTCCAACATCACCCCCCAACATTGGGCAGAATGGCTCGTCATCCTGCAAGCCGCCCTGCCCGAGCACGACGGCATCCTCGTCTTGCACGGCACCGACACCCTCGCCTACACCGCCAACTTCCTCGCCCTTGCGCTCGACAGCGGCGGTAAACCCATCGTCCTCACCGGCGCGCAAAAGCCCTACCACGCCGCCGATAGCGACGCCCCCGCCAACCTGCAAACCACCATCGCCGCCCTGCAAAACCCCCAACTGCACAGCACCGTTATCGCCTTCGGCGGCCGACTCTACCCCGCCGTCGGCAGCAGCAAATGCAGCACCGAGCTCGACCAAGGCTTCGACAACGCCCACTTCAACACCTGGCAGCCAAACACCCCGCCCCGCCGCCTCAGCGGCCTGCCCACCAGATTCAACCCAGCCGTCCGCGTGTGCAGCCATCTGCTCACCCCCGGCAGCAGCCCCGAGCAAATCGCCCACAGCCTGCGCCACTTCCCCCAAGAAGCCGCCATCCTGCTTTCCTACGGCCAAGGCCACGCCCCCGCCAGCCCCGAATTGCTCGCCGCCGTGCAACACTTCACCCAAAATGGCGGCCTGCTGCTCAACATCAGCCAAGCCCACCACGGCCGCACCGGCACCGCCTACGCCCAAGGCAACGCCCTGCGCCAGGCCGGCGCGGTGGGTGGTGGCAAATGCAATATCGAAACCGCCACCGCCCTCATGACCCTCGCCGCCGGCAACCACTGGACGGCCGACCAGCTGCAACAGGCTTTAGCGCAATTGGATTTACTCTGA